From Cecembia calidifontis, one genomic window encodes:
- a CDS encoding STAS domain-containing protein: MKYTVDKKEQYVIFTPMEEKLDSALSPKLKSELLTVHAEGYDNLIIDMSHVKYADSSGLSALLVGNREFSRNGGIFIVAALQDHVMKLIKISMLDKVFHIVETLEEAAEAIFMHEIDSDSEEEEEEEEEEED, translated from the coding sequence ATGAAATATACCGTTGATAAAAAAGAGCAATATGTAATCTTTACTCCCATGGAGGAAAAACTGGATTCCGCATTGTCTCCTAAACTTAAATCTGAACTTTTGACTGTTCATGCAGAAGGATATGATAACCTCATCATAGACATGAGCCATGTAAAGTATGCTGACTCCAGTGGCCTGAGTGCGCTATTGGTTGGTAATAGGGAATTCAGCCGTAATGGAGGTATTTTTATTGTAGCTGCACTTCAGGACCATGTCATGAAGCTCATTAAGATTTCCATGTTGGATAAGGTTTTTCATATTGTGGAAACATTGGAAGAAGCCGCTGAGGCCATATTCATGCATGAAATCGATTCAGATAGCGAAGAAGAAGAAGAAGAAGAAGAAGAAGAAGAAGATTGA
- a CDS encoding phosphoribosylaminoimidazolesuccinocarboxamide synthase — translation MSTAIKETHFQFPGQVGFYKGKVRDVYIFEDKLAVVASDRISAFDVVLPRAIPHKGQVLNQIAAKFLQATAAIVPNWVTAVPHPQVTIGKKCEPFKVEMVIRGYLAGHAAREYKAGKRTLCGVPLPEGLKENDKLPHPIITPTTKASEGHDEDISKEDILAKGIVSPEDYAILEKYTHALYEKGSKMALEKGLILVDTKYEFGKFGNEILLIDEIHTPDSSRYFYAEGYEALQAAGLPQKQLSKEFVRQWLIQNGFQGKEGQTVPDMPDEFVNEISERYIELYEKITGEKFVKAEIVDLEKSIETAILNHI, via the coding sequence ATGAGCACGGCAATCAAAGAAACCCATTTTCAATTTCCAGGACAGGTTGGCTTTTACAAGGGTAAAGTCAGAGATGTCTATATCTTCGAAGATAAATTGGCTGTAGTAGCATCAGACAGGATCTCGGCCTTTGATGTAGTACTTCCCCGTGCAATACCCCACAAAGGGCAAGTACTGAATCAAATCGCGGCCAAATTCCTGCAGGCAACAGCAGCTATTGTTCCCAATTGGGTAACCGCGGTGCCTCATCCACAGGTTACGATCGGAAAAAAATGTGAACCTTTCAAAGTTGAAATGGTCATAAGGGGTTATCTTGCCGGGCATGCTGCAAGGGAATATAAAGCTGGAAAAAGAACACTTTGTGGTGTTCCTCTTCCGGAAGGTCTAAAGGAAAATGACAAACTGCCTCATCCTATCATTACACCGACGACAAAAGCCTCGGAAGGACATGACGAAGATATTTCCAAAGAGGATATTTTAGCAAAAGGAATAGTCAGTCCGGAAGATTATGCCATTCTGGAAAAATACACCCATGCGCTCTATGAAAAGGGGAGTAAAATGGCCTTAGAAAAAGGGCTGATCCTGGTGGATACGAAATATGAATTTGGAAAATTCGGAAATGAAATCTTGTTGATAGATGAAATACACACTCCTGATTCTTCAAGATACTTCTATGCCGAAGGATATGAAGCACTTCAGGCAGCAGGACTTCCTCAAAAACAGCTTTCTAAGGAATTTGTACGTCAATGGCTCATCCAAAATGGATTCCAGGGAAAAGAAGGTCAAACTGTACCTGATATGCCGGATGAATTTGTCAATGAAATCTCCGAAAGATACATTGAGTTGTACGAAAAAATTACCGGAGAAAAATTTGTGAAGGCAGAAATCGTTGATTTGGAAAAAAGTATCGAAACTGCCATTTTAAACCATATTTAA
- a CDS encoding toxin-antitoxin system YwqK family antitoxin, with amino-acid sequence MNKVIWFCFLIVVLSAPMLKAQDLVRTYYDEQKQIIKEVYQTSNGTPQGDYRLYYEDGSLAVSGKLINGKKEGLFVDYFPGTLDTLRKIHYVNNLREGPTVSFFKNGKISQKANFSQNKLEGEVLTYYENGNIKSKAEFLNNQPHGWTYSYDEEGALLEKTPFSAGIINGIKEVYDGEGNLVSITTYKMGVLHGIQENYFPDGKVRARFQYKNGYQHGETAAFYPNGQIARQGKYQNGNPVGQFKSFFENGKLSETAKYKKGLPTGEVVSYYENGTVKEKAKYSNEGFLESILGFHDNGKLEREIYFRRGKEEGLAKFYYPSGQVREVRPYRLGMLHGMQLFYQEDGNLISEKKYLEGKLVSSIDHQ; translated from the coding sequence ATGAATAAGGTCATCTGGTTTTGTTTTTTGATAGTTGTTCTTTCGGCCCCTATGCTTAAAGCGCAGGATTTGGTAAGGACCTATTATGATGAACAGAAACAAATAATCAAGGAAGTGTACCAAACTTCCAATGGAACACCTCAGGGAGACTACCGCCTCTATTATGAGGACGGTAGTCTTGCTGTTTCAGGAAAACTCATCAATGGTAAGAAGGAGGGATTATTTGTAGATTATTTTCCTGGGACGCTCGATACTTTACGAAAGATCCACTACGTCAACAACCTACGAGAAGGTCCGACAGTTAGTTTTTTTAAGAATGGGAAGATTTCCCAAAAAGCCAATTTTTCACAAAACAAACTCGAAGGAGAAGTATTGACCTACTACGAAAACGGGAATATAAAGTCAAAAGCAGAGTTCCTCAATAACCAGCCCCATGGTTGGACTTATTCCTATGATGAAGAAGGCGCTCTTTTAGAAAAAACACCATTTTCGGCAGGTATCATTAATGGAATCAAAGAAGTGTATGATGGTGAAGGAAACCTAGTTTCTATCACCACTTATAAAATGGGAGTCTTGCACGGGATTCAGGAAAATTACTTTCCAGATGGAAAAGTCAGGGCCAGATTCCAATACAAAAATGGATACCAGCATGGTGAAACCGCTGCCTTTTACCCCAATGGACAAATAGCCCGTCAGGGTAAATACCAAAATGGAAATCCGGTGGGACAGTTCAAAAGTTTTTTTGAAAATGGAAAACTTTCTGAAACAGCCAAATATAAGAAGGGTTTACCAACAGGAGAGGTGGTTTCCTACTATGAAAATGGAACTGTGAAGGAAAAGGCAAAATACAGCAATGAAGGTTTTCTGGAAAGCATCCTGGGATTTCATGACAACGGAAAATTAGAAAGGGAAATTTATTTTAGAAGAGGAAAAGAAGAAGGTTTGGCAAAATTTTATTATCCATCCGGACAAGTTAGGGAAGTGCGCCCCTACCGCTTGGGCATGCTTCACGGGATGCAGCTTTTTTATCAAGAAGACGGTAATTTAATTTCTGAAAAAAAATATTTAGAAGGCAAGTTGGTTTCCTCCATTGACCATCAATAA
- a CDS encoding acetyl-CoA C-acyltransferase: MKEVYIVAAVRTPLGSFGGKLSGLTAVELGSIAIKGAMKKAGVDPKEVQEVMMGNVISANLGQAPARQAAIGAGIGYHVPCTTINKVCSSGMKAVMFGAQSIMTGQNDLVVAGGMESMSNVPYYVPKARFGYKYGNAELVDGLVKDGLFEVYYKFPMGNCADHTAKEMKISREDQDNYAIQSYTRAAQAWKSGAFKDEVVPVEITGRKGETIVIEEDEEFKNVVFEKIPSLKPVFEKDGTVTAANASTMNDGASALVLASKEKVQELGLKPIAKIRGFADAAQDPLWFTTAPALAIPKAIKNAGITEGDVDFYEINEAFSAVAIANQRQLNLDMDKLNVYGGAVSLGHPLGASGARIIATLNSVLHQKNGKIGVAGICNGGGGASAIVIEKI; this comes from the coding sequence ATGAAAGAAGTATATATCGTAGCTGCCGTAAGGACCCCTCTGGGAAGTTTTGGTGGTAAACTATCTGGTTTGACTGCTGTAGAACTCGGCAGCATTGCCATCAAGGGCGCAATGAAAAAGGCCGGTGTAGATCCTAAAGAAGTGCAAGAAGTAATGATGGGCAATGTGATTTCCGCCAATTTGGGCCAGGCTCCTGCCAGACAGGCCGCTATTGGTGCCGGGATAGGATACCATGTTCCCTGTACAACCATCAACAAAGTTTGCTCTTCGGGAATGAAGGCTGTGATGTTCGGTGCACAATCCATTATGACCGGACAAAACGATCTTGTAGTGGCCGGTGGCATGGAAAGCATGTCCAATGTACCCTATTATGTTCCAAAGGCAAGGTTTGGTTACAAATATGGAAATGCTGAATTGGTGGATGGACTGGTGAAAGATGGCCTTTTTGAGGTGTATTATAAATTCCCAATGGGTAACTGTGCTGATCATACCGCTAAAGAAATGAAAATCAGCCGTGAGGATCAGGACAATTATGCCATTCAATCCTATACCCGTGCAGCGCAAGCTTGGAAATCCGGGGCTTTTAAGGATGAAGTGGTTCCAGTTGAAATCACCGGAAGAAAAGGTGAAACCATCGTGATAGAAGAGGATGAGGAATTCAAAAACGTGGTATTTGAAAAAATCCCTTCATTGAAACCTGTGTTCGAAAAAGACGGAACAGTAACGGCAGCCAATGCCTCTACTATGAATGACGGAGCTTCAGCATTGGTACTGGCAAGCAAGGAAAAAGTTCAGGAATTGGGATTGAAGCCAATTGCCAAAATCAGGGGATTTGCAGATGCAGCCCAGGATCCTTTATGGTTTACCACAGCTCCGGCATTAGCCATTCCTAAAGCCATTAAAAATGCTGGCATCACTGAGGGAGATGTGGATTTCTATGAAATCAATGAAGCATTTTCCGCAGTGGCCATAGCCAACCAAAGACAGCTGAACCTTGACATGGACAAACTGAATGTATATGGAGGCGCTGTTTCCCTTGGACATCCACTAGGGGCTTCTGGAGCAAGAATCATTGCTACACTCAATTCAGTCCTGCATCAAAAAAATGGCAAAATCGGTGTTGCCGGTATTTGCAATGGTGGTGGTGGTGCGTCTGCCATTGTGATCGAAAAAATTTGA
- a CDS encoding vWA domain-containing protein, with translation MIWAYPDVKLITWLAVLFALLYAVYLYRFYRINKKLNVTTHRLILKLLLRISYFVLFLIALAGPSIGTSLKEIKEEGRDIFIAIDLSQSMNATDIGPNRLQRVKFELKNLVKRFAGDRIGLIIFSSEAFIQCPLTFDQNVLQLHLDGLNTGLVPNQGTDISAPLAMALSKFETEESNGIKSKSVILISDGEDFADNFRDITGKLNESGIKVFTLGVGTSQGSTIPRGNGLIFDPKTNQPAITRLEPANMKLIAAQTNGQYFELSDEVQEINDLIIAIERLEGTVTGSRMIEASANKYFYFLLIGLCLAVIDMILPFKTINL, from the coding sequence ATGATTTGGGCATATCCTGACGTAAAACTGATTACCTGGCTGGCGGTGTTGTTTGCTTTGCTATACGCTGTCTATTTGTACAGGTTTTATAGAATCAATAAAAAGCTAAATGTCACCACCCATAGGTTAATCCTGAAACTGCTGCTTCGGATTTCCTATTTCGTACTTTTCCTTATTGCATTGGCGGGACCTTCCATTGGAACGTCACTAAAAGAAATCAAAGAAGAAGGTAGGGATATATTCATTGCCATCGACCTGTCCCAATCCATGAATGCTACGGACATAGGGCCAAACAGATTACAGAGGGTAAAATTCGAGCTTAAAAACCTGGTAAAAAGATTTGCTGGAGACCGAATAGGATTGATTATTTTCAGCTCAGAAGCCTTTATCCAATGCCCCCTAACCTTTGACCAAAATGTACTCCAGCTTCATTTGGATGGATTAAATACAGGTTTGGTACCCAATCAAGGCACAGACATAAGCGCTCCATTGGCCATGGCTCTCAGCAAATTTGAAACCGAAGAAAGCAATGGAATAAAATCAAAATCAGTCATACTTATCTCAGATGGGGAAGATTTTGCGGATAATTTCAGGGATATTACGGGCAAATTGAATGAGTCAGGGATCAAAGTATTTACTTTAGGGGTAGGAACTTCCCAAGGAAGTACTATCCCCAGAGGAAATGGTCTGATTTTTGATCCTAAAACCAACCAACCGGCCATTACCCGTTTGGAACCGGCCAACATGAAACTGATAGCTGCCCAAACTAATGGACAATATTTCGAACTTTCTGATGAGGTTCAGGAAATCAATGACCTTATCATCGCTATTGAAAGACTGGAAGGAACAGTCACCGGCTCAAGGATGATTGAGGCTTCTGCCAACAAATACTTCTATTTCTTACTGATAGGCCTATGTTTGGCGGTAATTGACATGATTCTTCCATTCAAAACCATTAACTTGTAA
- a CDS encoding IS4 family transposase, which yields MCILGLHQKQRPLMCNITLFSQIIKKIDRSTFKKLVQDKQTDKGCKGFDSWTHLVSMLFCHFAKSTSVRDISNGLRSATGNLNHLGISKAPSKSSISYQNKRRDADLFKDLYYSLLGSLGQQASLRRVKLKIKVPVYLLDATVISLCLSVFDWATFRTKKGAVKMHTLLDYDGKLPAYVNITEGSVADNKGAYNIPLEKGSVIVADRYYNDFPMLNIWDSKGVFFVIRHKDNLAYTVISERELPEKMAQHVLIDQEIELTNPQSKTKYPKKLRRVAVWDEKNQQTIEIITNNFTWAAQTIGDLYKSRWEIEVFFRDIKQLLHIKTFIGTSKNAVMIQIWTALITILLLKAMKASAKYGWHLSNLVAFIRLNIFVKIELQNWLDRPFEDHDKPPKYNPQGVLFPDYK from the coding sequence ATGTGTATTTTGGGTTTGCACCAAAAACAAAGACCTCTCATGTGTAATATTACATTGTTTTCACAGATTATTAAAAAGATTGACCGTTCAACTTTCAAAAAACTGGTTCAAGATAAGCAGACAGATAAAGGTTGTAAAGGTTTTGATAGCTGGACACATCTAGTATCAATGCTTTTCTGTCATTTTGCAAAAAGCACATCGGTAAGAGATATATCCAATGGTCTTCGTTCAGCTACGGGGAACCTAAACCATCTTGGGATTTCAAAGGCTCCTTCCAAGTCAAGTATCAGCTATCAGAACAAGCGGAGAGATGCTGATCTTTTTAAAGACCTTTATTATTCTCTTTTGGGAAGTTTAGGACAGCAGGCATCACTCAGGCGTGTCAAACTTAAAATCAAGGTGCCAGTATATCTTTTAGATGCAACAGTCATAAGCCTTTGCCTTTCTGTCTTCGACTGGGCCACATTCCGCACTAAAAAGGGCGCTGTTAAGATGCATACCCTGTTAGATTATGATGGTAAACTTCCTGCTTATGTGAACATTACAGAAGGAAGCGTAGCGGATAATAAAGGTGCTTACAATATACCTTTGGAAAAAGGTTCTGTTATCGTCGCAGACAGGTACTACAATGACTTTCCGATGCTAAATATTTGGGACAGCAAAGGGGTATTCTTTGTCATAAGGCATAAGGACAACCTGGCTTACACCGTGATCAGCGAACGGGAACTGCCAGAAAAAATGGCACAGCATGTTCTAATTGACCAAGAAATAGAACTGACCAACCCACAGTCTAAGACTAAGTATCCTAAAAAACTCAGAAGAGTGGCAGTCTGGGACGAGAAAAACCAACAGACCATAGAAATCATCACCAACAACTTCACCTGGGCAGCACAGACAATCGGAGACCTTTATAAATCAAGGTGGGAAATTGAAGTTTTTTTCAGGGATATTAAGCAGCTACTCCACATTAAGACATTCATTGGAACTTCAAAAAACGCAGTAATGATACAGATATGGACTGCCTTGATTACAATTTTACTGTTAAAAGCAATGAAAGCATCCGCAAAATACGGATGGCATCTGTCAAATCTAGTAGCATTTATCAGATTGAATATTTTCGTCAAAATTGAATTGCAAAATTGGCTGGACAGACCTTTTGAAGATCATGACAAACCCCCAAAATATAACCCACAGGGGGTTCTTTTTCCAGATTATAAATAA
- a CDS encoding TonB-dependent receptor encodes MRVLPLFFYLMMLFIPQVLFAQVGEYLKGRVLEIDSEEPLPGANVYWESAPQEGVVTDLDGNFTIRTISLPAKLVISFVGFEQSVRNITGKDLEKYQRFFLKPEELNLEEVIVSGRALDQNVRGLDMGKSVVPIETIKNIPALFGEVDLLRSLQLLPGVQTAGEGTTGLFVRGGSADQNLVQLDGAPVYNPSHFFGFFSVFNPDALQGVEFYKGNIPASLGGRISSVVDISLREGNYQKIKGEGGIGTISSRLTLDGPLFSDKSSFVVSGRRTYADMFLRLSNNENLRNNSLYFYDLSGKFTFRLGERDKVSLSSYYGSDFLGLSRQFGFGWENWVNSLVWTRKINAKTYFDLNAYYSKYRYAVGFDDPDTGFDWDNVLSESGLRAHWTYLANESTQIQWGVHSQFYHFSPISLRPSEGSNIEPIGTNPRYGVQNNFFISASKELSTEFAIEAGLRWGLYNQVGRGVDYIYEGSIPGPNVTVLDSIPFGPFENMKFYQGLEPRLSLRYLIQENLSFKAAYNRNFQYVQVASNSSAGLPIDRWIPAGTYIPPIRGDQVSLGFFKNLRDNRWELSLEGYYKDFQNIIDLRQGANVLFTDNVETEILSGEGYAYGLEFLLKKNVGKTTGWLGYTYSRTWRRILGISGDNWYNPRFDRPHDVTLVLNHEFSKRWSANMTFVYTTGQAVTFPIGTYEMDNQRVPLYGVQRNADRFPDYHRMDASITWKNVDKGRKWRGSWNFSVYNLYGRKNPFSYQFTDIINDQINFDPRSGEEIISRRPGVVMTYLFTFLPALTYNFQF; translated from the coding sequence ATGAGGGTTTTACCTTTGTTTTTTTATTTGATGATGCTATTCATTCCCCAAGTCTTGTTTGCCCAAGTCGGGGAGTATTTGAAGGGAAGGGTGTTAGAAATTGATTCCGAAGAGCCACTACCAGGTGCAAATGTTTATTGGGAATCTGCTCCACAAGAGGGGGTAGTTACAGATTTGGATGGTAATTTCACCATACGGACCATTTCTCTTCCGGCTAAGTTGGTGATTTCTTTTGTGGGTTTTGAACAATCGGTACGGAATATTACCGGCAAAGACTTGGAAAAATACCAGAGGTTTTTCCTTAAACCTGAAGAGCTTAATCTGGAAGAGGTGATCGTCTCCGGGAGAGCTCTTGACCAAAATGTAAGGGGACTGGATATGGGCAAATCAGTTGTACCTATTGAGACCATCAAGAACATCCCTGCCTTATTTGGAGAAGTGGATCTATTGAGAAGTTTACAGCTTTTACCGGGTGTTCAGACAGCAGGGGAGGGGACTACGGGATTATTTGTGAGAGGAGGATCCGCTGATCAGAACCTCGTTCAGCTCGACGGTGCTCCTGTCTACAATCCATCCCACTTTTTCGGTTTTTTCTCCGTTTTTAATCCAGATGCACTACAAGGTGTTGAGTTTTATAAGGGCAATATTCCCGCAAGCCTGGGAGGAAGGATTTCCTCAGTAGTAGATATTTCCTTGAGAGAGGGGAATTATCAAAAAATAAAAGGAGAAGGAGGCATCGGTACTATCAGTTCCAGGTTGACATTGGATGGTCCGTTATTTTCGGATAAATCATCTTTTGTGGTTTCAGGCAGGCGTACTTATGCGGATATGTTTCTCAGGTTGTCCAATAATGAGAACTTAAGGAATAACTCTCTTTATTTTTATGATTTAAGTGGAAAATTCACCTTTAGATTGGGTGAGAGAGATAAGGTTAGTTTGTCCAGTTACTATGGTTCAGATTTCCTTGGCCTTTCCAGACAATTTGGATTTGGCTGGGAAAATTGGGTCAACTCATTGGTTTGGACCAGAAAAATCAACGCCAAGACTTATTTTGATTTGAATGCCTATTACAGCAAATACCGCTATGCTGTTGGGTTTGATGATCCGGATACAGGGTTTGACTGGGATAATGTCTTATCCGAGTCTGGACTTAGGGCACATTGGACTTATCTGGCCAATGAATCCACACAAATCCAATGGGGTGTTCATTCCCAGTTTTATCACTTTTCCCCGATCAGTCTTAGGCCTTCTGAAGGTTCAAATATTGAACCTATTGGGACCAATCCCAGGTATGGGGTACAGAACAATTTTTTCATATCTGCTTCCAAAGAGCTGAGCACTGAATTTGCCATAGAAGCAGGACTCAGATGGGGATTGTACAATCAGGTAGGAAGAGGTGTTGATTATATTTATGAAGGCAGTATTCCAGGCCCAAATGTTACTGTTTTGGACAGTATCCCTTTTGGACCATTTGAAAACATGAAGTTTTACCAAGGATTAGAGCCAAGGCTTTCATTGCGTTATTTAATCCAGGAGAATTTATCTTTTAAAGCGGCTTACAATAGAAATTTCCAGTACGTTCAGGTTGCTTCCAACAGTTCTGCAGGTTTACCCATTGACCGTTGGATCCCGGCAGGAACCTATATTCCTCCCATCCGGGGGGATCAGGTTTCCTTGGGTTTTTTCAAAAATTTGAGGGATAATCGCTGGGAACTTTCATTAGAAGGGTATTACAAGGATTTTCAAAATATCATCGATCTGAGACAGGGTGCAAATGTCCTGTTTACCGATAATGTTGAGACGGAAATTCTCAGCGGAGAAGGTTATGCTTATGGTTTGGAGTTTTTGTTGAAAAAAAATGTCGGAAAAACCACAGGATGGCTTGGCTACACCTATTCAAGAACGTGGAGGAGGATTCTGGGGATCAGTGGTGACAATTGGTATAACCCCAGGTTTGACAGGCCGCATGATGTCACCTTGGTTTTAAACCACGAATTTTCCAAGAGGTGGTCAGCCAACATGACTTTTGTCTACACAACCGGACAGGCAGTAACTTTTCCGATAGGTACTTATGAAATGGACAATCAACGGGTGCCATTGTATGGGGTTCAGAGAAATGCAGACCGGTTTCCTGATTATCACAGAATGGATGCATCTATCACCTGGAAAAATGTGGATAAGGGAAGAAAATGGAGAGGGAGTTGGAACTTCAGTGTTTACAACCTTTATGGCAGGAAAAACCCGTTTTCCTATCAGTTTACAGATATCATCAATGATCAGATCAATTTTGATCCCAGATCGGGGGAGGAAATTATCAGTAGAAGACCAGGGGTAGTGATGACCTACCTGTTTACCTTCTTGCCAGCATTGACCTATAATTTTCAATTTTGA
- a CDS encoding DUF4249 domain-containing protein, giving the protein MKNQIFVFFLTLLLFSCQEEVFLELRTVEPMPVIEAVWTDVGTMNFVKISKSRDFYEEEPNELIKDAIVFIQNLNTGLVIPFRYAEQANRYIPLNNVGGRKGDRYRLTVRWEDNEYQSEGVLLQPPRLDSIRYEFKDSRLFREEGYYITLYGDIPFTEDNNYRIRIVRNDTLLNNRNDYLLFDDTFGTSILNNGFELAGFPFRANDRVRLELFRLNRDAFDYLNQLVSLLFNDGGLFSPPPQNPTSNIRLVKGDKEALGYFKVSPVLIETVFIDPDLKMPD; this is encoded by the coding sequence ATGAAAAATCAAATCTTTGTTTTCTTTCTTACTCTGCTTTTATTTTCCTGTCAGGAGGAAGTTTTTCTGGAACTGAGGACTGTGGAACCCATGCCCGTTATTGAGGCTGTTTGGACCGATGTAGGTACGATGAATTTTGTGAAGATAAGTAAGTCCAGGGATTTTTATGAAGAAGAACCCAATGAACTGATCAAAGACGCCATCGTATTTATCCAAAATCTGAATACGGGTTTAGTGATACCTTTTAGATATGCCGAGCAGGCCAATAGGTATATCCCCCTGAATAATGTGGGTGGCAGAAAGGGGGATAGGTACAGATTGACGGTCCGATGGGAAGATAATGAATACCAGTCTGAGGGCGTCCTTTTGCAACCGCCCAGATTGGACAGTATCAGATACGAGTTCAAGGACAGCAGGTTATTTAGAGAGGAGGGTTATTACATCACGCTGTATGGGGATATTCCCTTTACAGAGGATAATAATTACAGGATCAGAATTGTTAGAAATGACACCCTACTGAATAACCGCAATGATTACCTGCTTTTTGACGATACCTTTGGGACATCCATACTGAACAATGGGTTTGAATTGGCCGGATTCCCCTTTCGTGCCAACGACAGAGTGAGGTTGGAGCTTTTCCGTCTCAACAGGGATGCTTTTGATTATTTAAACCAATTGGTAAGTTTACTATTTAATGATGGGGGGCTTTTTTCGCCTCCGCCCCAGAATCCCACTTCTAATATCCGGCTGGTCAAGGGTGATAAAGAGGCTTTGGGCTACTTTAAAGTGAGCCCGGTATTGATTGAAACGGTGTTTATCGATCCAGACTTAAAAATGCCCGATTAA